In the Candidatus Eremiobacteraceae bacterium genome, GGCGCGGGTGGTATAGCGGCAGGCGACGACGGCGCCGGCCAACCCGGCCGCGCCGGCGAGAAAGAAGGATCTGGTCATTGCGAGGCTCCTCATGGTTGCTTCTACTTCGCTCTACGTGTGGGGGAGTCCGGTGGATGCATCCCGGCGGTAAAGGGAGCAAGCATTGCGTCGACAAACTTCCGCGGCCAAAGGAGATCGATCATGCGCAAATTCTCTGTTTACGCGGCCTGTTCGTGTGCGGTCGCTGCGTTTGTCTTCTTCGCCATGGAAGCCGGCACCGCGGAGCGCTCGGAAGCCGCTAGCGCCCTCACCGGGAAGATGGCGACGATGCAATTTCTCGTCGGATCATGGAATTGCAACGTCAAGATCGGCGCGTCTCCAGGGCAGCCTGCTACAACCGCGCACGGCATCGTGGCGTTCTCAGTGGCGCCGGGCAACACTCTGCACAACCACGTGACTGCAGACGAATACGGGGCCGATACCTATACCGGCTTCGTCGAAAAATCCAAGACGTTTTGGATGAACACCGTCGACGTCTACAGCAATCTTAGCGGCGAGACGTCCTCGGACGGCAAGATATTCACCGGGACGACGATGGGCAGCACCGGCAAGTCGCCGCTCCGCGATACGCTCACGCATCCGTCTGCGACGACGATCCGCGACTATCAGGAATATCAGGCGAAGGGCGTATGGACCATGGCCTCGGATAGCGTCTGCACGCGGTTGTGACTGGGGCGGGAACCTAGGCTTTAACGCCTAACCTGCCGTCTTGCGATCGACCCTCTCAGGCTGAATCGCCTGAGATTTGCCATGCCACGCGCTACGTTTGGGAGATAAGCTTGTGAGCACGCCACCAGTCGCGATCAACATAGGCAACACCGCGTTCATGCTCATCTGCGCGAGCTTGGTGATGCTCATGACCCCAGGGCTCGCTTTTTTCTACGGCGGACTGGTCGCGCGGAAAAACGTTTTGACCATCATGATCCAAAGCTTCATGTCCTTGGGCTGGACGACCGTGATCTGGTACGTCTTCGGCTATTCGATGTGTTTCGGCCCCGATTGGCACGGCATCATCGGCGACCCCACCTACTACGCGTTTCTCAAGGGCATCACGCTTTCGACGATGTTCACCGGCAACGACGCCGGCATTCCGCTCATCGTGCACGTGGCCTACCAGATGATGTTCGCCATCATCACGCCGGCGCTGATCACCGGCGCCTTTGCGAATCGCGTCACCTTTAAGGCATATTTCCTGTTCCTGACCGGCTGGCTCATCTTCGTGTACTTCCCGTTCGTCCACATGTTATGGAGCCCCGACGGCCTGCTCGCGAAGTGGGGCGTGCTCGACTTCGCCGGTGGCATCGTGGTCCACGCATCCGCAGGTTTTGCTGCCCTTGCATCGGTCTTGTACATCGGCCGGCGCCACATCGTTGAGAATAAGCCGCACAACGTGCCGTTGATCGCCCTCGGCACGGGCTTGCTTTGGTTCGGCTGGTACGGCTTCAACGCAGGTTCGGAACTTCGCGTGGATGCGGTCACCGCATCCGCATTTCTGAACACCGATATCGCGGCGTCGATCGCCGCCATCACGTGGCTCTTGATCGAATGGGCGTACGGCAGACAGCCGAAGTTCGTCGGCTTGCTCACCGGCGCTGTGGCCGGACTCGCCACCATCACGCCCGCCGCAGGTTACGTCTCGCTCGGCACGGCGGCCATCTACGGCATACTTTCCGGCGCGATCTGCTACTATGCGGTAGCGCTGAAAAACCGGTTGGGGTGGGACGATGCGCTCGACGTGTGGGGAGTTCACGGAGTGGGCGGATTCTTGGGCATCGTCGCGCTCGGCGTCTTCGCCTCGACGGCGTGGAATCCGAACGGCGCCAACGGCTTGCTTCAAGGCAATCCGGAGTTCTTCGTCAAGCAGTTGGTGGCCGCGATCGTCTGCAGCGCTTGGGCGTTCGTGTTCACGTACGGCTTCCTGTGGCTCATCAGCAAGGTGACGCAGACGAAAGTCGACCCCGCGACTGAAGAGCGAGGTCTGGACGTCGAGCTGCACGGCGAGGAGGCGTACCCCCTCGGACTCTGACCGTTCGGATCGGTGGGCGGGCGCTATGCCGGTGCGGCGGTTTCCGGTGAACGAATGTTCGAAGCGGCGGACGGTATCGATCGGCGCGATACGTACCGTCCCTTGGCATTTCGAGCGATCCAGAGGTAGAGCGTCGGCACCACGAGCAGCGACAAGAACGTCGAGGTGATCAGGCCGCCGATGACCACGGTCGCAAGCGGCGCTTGGGTGGAACTGCCTATTTCAATCCCGATCGCGAGCGGCAGCATGCCTCCGATCGTCGCGAAGGTCGTCATCAGAATCGGTCGCAAACGCATCGGCCCGGCGTGCAGCAACGCGTCGCGCGGCGACGCTCCCTCTTCGCGCAATTGCTTGGTGAATTCAATCACGAGAATGGCATTCTTGACGGCGATCCCAACGAGCATGAGCGAGCCGATGAAGGCGGTGAGGCCGAAGGCGCGATTTGTTATCACGAGCGATGCGACGATGCCGATGAGGGAGAGTGGAATCGACGTCATCACCACGAGAGGATCCACGTAAGACTCGAACTGCGCGGCGAGCAGCATGTAGATCAAGATTATCGCCAAGCCAACGGCCAGCCACAACGAATTGAAGCTGGTCTCACCACGCTGGATCTCGGGACCGTATTCCCAGCGATAGCCCGCCGGCAACGGATAGCTCCGCATCACCGCGCCGGCGTCGGCGA is a window encoding:
- a CDS encoding ammonium transporter: MSTPPVAINIGNTAFMLICASLVMLMTPGLAFFYGGLVARKNVLTIMIQSFMSLGWTTVIWYVFGYSMCFGPDWHGIIGDPTYYAFLKGITLSTMFTGNDAGIPLIVHVAYQMMFAIITPALITGAFANRVTFKAYFLFLTGWLIFVYFPFVHMLWSPDGLLAKWGVLDFAGGIVVHASAGFAALASVLYIGRRHIVENKPHNVPLIALGTGLLWFGWYGFNAGSELRVDAVTASAFLNTDIAASIAAITWLLIEWAYGRQPKFVGLLTGAVAGLATITPAAGYVSLGTAAIYGILSGAICYYAVALKNRLGWDDALDVWGVHGVGGFLGIVALGVFASTAWNPNGANGLLQGNPEFFVKQLVAAIVCSAWAFVFTYGFLWLISKVTQTKVDPATEERGLDVELHGEEAYPLGL
- a CDS encoding efflux RND transporter permease subunit, with amino-acid sequence LQALEFPSAISSPNSAIPGQVRVGTTLGSVAALTPGFGPSAISREDRQRRVEISAPISGRPLGPIVADAGAVMRSYPLPAGYRWEYGPEIQRGETSFNSLWLAVGLAIILIYMLLAAQFESYVDPLVVMTSIPLSLIGIVASLVITNRAFGLTAFIGSLMLVGIAVKNAILVIEFTKQLREEGASPRDALLHAGPMRLRPILMTTFATIGGMLPLAIGIEIGSSTQAPLATVVIGGLITSTFLSLLVVPTLYLWIARNAKGRYVSRRSIPSAASNIRSPETAAPA